Below is a window of Halarcobacter anaerophilus DNA.
TCCTGAATTAATCGAAAGAGCGCCTCAGGCAAAAGTTTTAATCTCTCCTCAAGCAACGGCTATGTTAAAAGCTATTACCCATAAAGATAATATTGATTTTGAAACTGTCTGGACAAACAAAAGTTTAAAATTGGGAGATAAAACGATTAAGTTTCTGACAACTCCTTATTTACACTGGCCTGAAACTATGAGTTCATATGTAGAAGAGGATAAACTTCTTTTTTCGGGAGACGTTTTCGGAAGTCACTACTATGATAAAAGATTGTTTGACGATTTAGTAGGAGATTTTTTCTATGCCTTTAAATACTATTATGATCATATTATGAGACCTTTTAAATCTTATGCCTTAAATGCAATAAAACTGTATGAAAAATATGAGATTGATATTATTGCGACTTTACATGGACCTATTCTAAGAGATAATCCTAAAAAATATGTCGATTACTATAGAAAATGGAGTCAAGATGATTATAAAGTAATCTCTAACGGTAAAAAAACTCTCTCTATTTTTTATCTTACAAGTTATAAAAACACGCAAGATATGGCAGAAGCAATTTATGAAGGTGCGGAGAGTGTAGAGGGAATAGTTGCAAATGTGTATGATTTGGCATCTATTGAAGAGTCAAATATGATAAATATTTTAGAAGAGAGTGACGGTATTTTAATCGGAGCTCCCACTATTAATGCAGATGCTCCGAAACCTGTTTGGGATTTGCTTTCATGTATGATGCTTTTGGAAAAAAGGGGAAAAATAGGCGGAGCTTTCGGAAGTTACGGCTGGAGCGGTGAAGCAGTCGATATGATTGTTCACAGACTTAAATCTTTGAATTTCAGAGTACCTCCTTTACAAAGTATGAAAATAAAATTAATTCCTACAAAAGAGGAACTTAAAGATTGTTACAATTTCGGGGTAGAGTTTTCAGAAGTTTTAAACGGAAAAATAATAGAAATAACTATGAATTAAAAGTTAATTGGTGATGAGTATAAAATTACAGTATCTTTGACTAAAACTAAATAAAATTATACTCATCACTAATTAGTTTTTAATTTAGGTCGCTAAGACCCGAAACTTTATAAACTACATCTTTCAACTCATTAAGTTTCTTTACAATTGCATCATTACAGTGTTTATCCAAATTATATCTACTATCCATAAAATCATATATATTGTCAATATTAGATAACACCTCTTTTAAT
It encodes the following:
- a CDS encoding FprA family A-type flavoprotein, whose product is MENINNEPIEIAPNIYFIGAFDPDIRTFDIIMKTANGSSYNAYLIKTDEGVVIVDTVKLEFQNEFFQKIEKLCSYDEIKYVIAHHLEPDHAGAIPELIERAPQAKVLISPQATAMLKAITHKDNIDFETVWTNKSLKLGDKTIKFLTTPYLHWPETMSSYVEEDKLLFSGDVFGSHYYDKRLFDDLVGDFFYAFKYYYDHIMRPFKSYALNAIKLYEKYEIDIIATLHGPILRDNPKKYVDYYRKWSQDDYKVISNGKKTLSIFYLTSYKNTQDMAEAIYEGAESVEGIVANVYDLASIEESNMINILEESDGILIGAPTINADAPKPVWDLLSCMMLLEKRGKIGGAFGSYGWSGEAVDMIVHRLKSLNFRVPPLQSMKIKLIPTKEELKDCYNFGVEFSEVLNGKIIEITMN